A genomic stretch from Empedobacter stercoris includes:
- a CDS encoding thioredoxin family protein, protein MKKILTLTALVISVFSFSQTGMKFEESDFKTVLAKAKKENKLIFLDAYAAWCGPCKLMVKNIFPLQTVGDYYNANFVNVKIDMEKGEGIELAKKFKVQGYPTYLFIDGDGNEVHRTMGYVKEEDFIQFGKDALNPEGRMASLVKRFEDGDNDPEFLKSFVMKAVYADRDLFEKALIRLYNVNKTEELTKDDVALLQYGISSIESPTYKIYKERKAAIEKVITPAAYTKFENNLLLSNVYKKTYNKDSKTLDETQFLKQAQDFLTEEEAQRALVSIKGNIAYSKKDYAMWESLMLEKYKDVSAVDANELNSVSWRFYENVTDKGALQKAILWAQESVKKDQGYHNTDTLAHLYSKTGDKVNAKKWATKSIELAKAEGEDFEGTQKLLESL, encoded by the coding sequence ATGAAAAAAATTCTTACACTCACAGCGCTTGTAATTAGTGTATTTTCATTTAGTCAGACAGGGATGAAATTTGAAGAATCAGATTTTAAAACGGTTTTAGCGAAAGCAAAAAAAGAAAATAAATTAATCTTTTTAGATGCGTATGCCGCTTGGTGTGGACCTTGTAAGTTAATGGTGAAAAATATATTTCCTTTGCAAACGGTTGGCGATTATTACAATGCAAATTTTGTGAATGTAAAAATTGATATGGAAAAAGGGGAAGGAATTGAATTGGCTAAAAAATTTAAAGTTCAAGGATATCCGACATATTTATTTATTGATGGAGATGGAAACGAGGTACATCGAACAATGGGGTACGTAAAAGAGGAAGATTTTATTCAATTCGGTAAAGATGCACTTAACCCAGAAGGAAGAATGGCATCGCTTGTCAAACGTTTTGAGGATGGTGATAATGATCCAGAATTTTTGAAAAGTTTTGTGATGAAAGCGGTTTATGCTGATAGAGATTTATTTGAAAAAGCACTAATTCGTTTATATAATGTAAACAAAACAGAAGAGTTGACAAAAGACGATGTTGCTTTACTTCAATATGGAATCAGTTCAATTGAAAGTCCAACATATAAAATTTACAAAGAAAGAAAAGCAGCTATCGAGAAAGTGATTACTCCTGCAGCTTACACAAAATTTGAGAATAATTTATTATTATCAAATGTTTATAAAAAAACCTATAATAAGGATTCAAAAACCTTAGATGAAACACAATTCTTAAAACAAGCTCAAGATTTTTTAACAGAAGAAGAGGCTCAGCGGGCATTAGTTTCAATTAAAGGAAACATTGCTTATAGTAAAAAAGATTATGCAATGTGGGAATCATTGATGTTAGAAAAATACAAAGACGTATCTGCTGTTGATGCAAACGAATTAAATTCTGTTTCGTGGAGATTTTATGAAAATGTAACTGATAAAGGGGCTTTGCAAAAAGCAATTTTATGGGCACAAGAATCAGTAAAAAAGGACCAAGGTTATCACAATACCGATACCTTAGCACATTTATATAGTAAAACTGGCGACAAAGTAAATGCTAAAAAATGGGCAACAAAATCTATCGAATTGGCAAAAGCTGAAGGAGAAGATTTTGAAGGAACTCAAAAATTATTAGAAAGTTTATAA
- a CDS encoding biliverdin-producing heme oxygenase produces the protein MLSDYLKKKTANYHAEIEQKLESHKLFNGTFTDKNYFKMLQVNHVFLKSYEDSIKHLLNDKDIENLALTKLNKLPLIEKDLQELGINELQVNKQFELKNRAEAIGALYVIEGSMLGGNVIAKTLKKYPFLEHKSFNYFGHYGENLGSIWKTFIAYIDQEFTTENEQQQVFEGAKKAYEDLISFA, from the coding sequence ATGTTATCTGATTATTTAAAGAAAAAAACAGCAAATTATCACGCAGAAATTGAGCAAAAATTAGAATCTCACAAATTATTTAATGGCACATTTACAGATAAAAATTATTTTAAAATGTTGCAGGTTAACCACGTTTTTCTGAAATCGTATGAAGATTCGATTAAACATTTATTGAATGATAAGGATATAGAAAATTTGGCTTTAACAAAATTGAATAAATTGCCTTTAATCGAAAAAGATTTACAAGAATTAGGTATAAATGAATTACAAGTAAATAAGCAATTTGAGTTAAAAAATAGAGCAGAAGCTATCGGAGCACTTTATGTAATCGAAGGATCGATGCTTGGAGGGAATGTGATTGCAAAAACACTAAAAAAATACCCTTTTTTAGAACATAAAAGCTTTAATTATTTTGGACATTATGGTGAAAATCTTGGTTCAATCTGGAAAACTTTTATTGCTTACATTGACCAAGAATTTACAACAGAAAATGAGCAACAACAAGTTTTTGAAGGTGCAAAAAAAGCATACGAAGATCTGATTAGCTTTGCATAA
- a CDS encoding alkaline phosphatase family protein encodes MKKTILSIFSAIVLTFSVTANAQEIEPQIVLENRVNDIKQQEKPYVILISADGFRYDYAEKHGATNLLEFAKKGVKADAMYPSFPSVTFPNHYTIVTGLTPIHHGLVGNNMLDRESGERYSLGNRNAVINPKWYGGTPIWNLAEQNNMLAACYYWPGSEAPINGMLPTYSYKYSEKSPIDFRVQQVVNWLELPADKRPHLITFYFPEVDHAGHTFGPDAPETRDAVRFVDESIKKLNDEVAKTGLNVNFVFVSDHGMTRIDNENPLKLPIKIDESKMQVASNGSYVSLFVNDKNDIESIYNELKATQNDKFEVYKTTSVPKKYQFDAKNDRYNRIGDIILIAHAPNYFANKNAPKGSHGFYVKETPEMKSTFMAWGPNIKAGKEIKVFPNTQVYPMIAKLLGLPITEKIDGNNQLANKILVK; translated from the coding sequence ATGAAAAAAACAATACTTAGTATATTTTCTGCAATTGTTTTAACTTTTTCTGTTACAGCAAATGCACAAGAAATTGAACCTCAAATTGTACTTGAAAATCGTGTTAATGATATCAAACAACAAGAAAAACCTTATGTGATTTTGATATCAGCAGATGGATTTCGTTATGATTATGCAGAAAAACATGGCGCTACGAATTTATTAGAATTTGCAAAAAAAGGAGTAAAAGCAGATGCAATGTATCCATCTTTTCCTTCGGTTACTTTTCCTAATCATTACACAATTGTAACAGGTTTAACTCCTATTCATCACGGTTTGGTGGGGAATAATATGTTAGATAGAGAGTCGGGAGAACGTTATTCTTTAGGAAACAGAAATGCAGTTATTAATCCGAAGTGGTACGGTGGAACGCCAATTTGGAATCTTGCAGAACAGAATAATATGTTAGCAGCTTGTTACTATTGGCCAGGTTCTGAAGCGCCAATTAATGGAATGTTACCCACTTATTCTTATAAATATTCAGAAAAATCTCCGATTGATTTTCGAGTACAACAAGTTGTAAATTGGTTAGAGTTACCTGCGGATAAACGACCTCATTTGATTACGTTCTATTTTCCTGAAGTTGATCATGCTGGACATACTTTTGGTCCAGATGCTCCTGAAACAAGGGATGCAGTTCGTTTTGTAGATGAATCGATTAAGAAATTGAATGATGAAGTTGCAAAAACTGGGTTAAACGTAAATTTTGTTTTTGTATCTGATCATGGAATGACAAGAATTGATAACGAAAATCCGTTGAAATTACCAATAAAAATCGATGAGTCTAAAATGCAAGTCGCTTCAAACGGTTCGTATGTTAGTTTATTTGTAAATGATAAAAATGATATTGAATCGATTTACAACGAATTAAAAGCAACACAAAACGATAAATTCGAGGTGTATAAAACTACAAGTGTTCCAAAAAAATATCAGTTTGATGCAAAAAATGATCGATACAATCGTATTGGTGATATTATTTTGATTGCGCATGCACCAAATTATTTTGCAAATAAAAATGCACCAAAAGGTTCGCACGGATTTTATGTAAAAGAAACACCAGAAATGAAATCAACTTTTATGGCTTGGGGACCAAATATTAAGGCTGGAAAAGAGATTAAAGTTTTTCCTAATACGCAAGTATATCCAATGATTGCTAAATTATTAGGTTTACCAATTACAGAAAAAATTGATGGAAATAATCAATTAGCCAATAAAATTTTGGTAAAGTAA